A portion of the Micromonospora vinacea genome contains these proteins:
- a CDS encoding MurR/RpiR family transcriptional regulator, which produces MVDHEVDTAAGTAVVDADVIDRRASASDGVLARVRNGLGELTGALRRVAEHVLSDPEAAARSTIVELAERSGTSPATITRFCRAMGFEGYADLRLGIASETGRARSAGWTVDIGREIQPSDPLARVLDQIMAADTRAMHDTATLLDLAEVERAAVAIAGASRVNIFGASGSALVGEEMQFSLHRIGVAAWAWNDVHEGLASAALLRSGDVALGISHTGQTRETIEMLAEAGSRGATTLALTGFPRSPLAELADIVLLTASQATTFRPDALSARHPQLVVLDLLYIAVAQRTHDRAHAAFRRTAQAVDGHKAAKGALS; this is translated from the coding sequence ATGGTTGATCACGAGGTGGACACCGCCGCGGGGACCGCGGTGGTCGACGCCGATGTGATCGACCGGCGCGCCTCGGCCTCCGACGGGGTGCTGGCCCGGGTCCGCAACGGGCTCGGCGAGTTGACCGGCGCCCTGCGCCGGGTCGCCGAGCACGTTCTCAGCGACCCGGAGGCCGCCGCCCGCTCGACAATCGTCGAGCTGGCCGAGCGCAGCGGCACCTCACCGGCGACCATCACCCGCTTCTGTCGGGCGATGGGCTTCGAGGGGTACGCCGACCTGCGACTGGGCATCGCCTCCGAGACCGGCCGGGCGCGTTCCGCCGGTTGGACCGTCGACATCGGACGGGAGATCCAGCCGAGCGACCCGCTCGCCCGGGTGCTCGACCAGATCATGGCCGCCGACACCCGGGCCATGCACGACACCGCAACCCTGCTCGACCTCGCCGAGGTGGAGCGGGCCGCGGTGGCGATCGCCGGCGCCAGCCGGGTGAACATCTTCGGCGCCAGCGGCAGCGCCCTGGTCGGCGAGGAGATGCAGTTCAGCCTGCACCGCATCGGTGTGGCGGCGTGGGCGTGGAACGACGTGCACGAGGGGTTGGCCAGCGCCGCGTTGCTGCGATCGGGAGACGTGGCGCTCGGCATCTCGCACACCGGGCAGACCCGGGAGACGATCGAGATGCTCGCCGAGGCGGGCAGTCGGGGCGCCACCACGCTCGCGCTCACCGGCTTTCCCCGCTCACCGTTGGCCGAGCTGGCCGACATCGTGCTGCTCACCGCCAGCCAGGCGACCACCTTCCGACCGGACGCGCTCTCCGCCCGGCACCCCCAGCTGGTGGTGCTCGACCTGCTCTACATCGCCGTCGCCCAACGCACCCACGACCGCGCGCACGCGGCCTTCCGGCGGACCGCGCAGGCCGTCGACGGGCACAAGGCAGCGAAGGGAGCCCTCTCATGA
- a CDS encoding sugar isomerase domain-containing protein → MISAQGYADAVRPVLDRLLDSEADGITRAADLIAGSLRDGGVLQAFGAGHSEAFAAELVARAGGLVPTNRLSVRDLVMHGDAPRDVLADPKLERDPSIAHQIYALAAPQPRDVFVVASQSGINGSVVELAALVTERGHPLIAVTSVEHTARVAPRHPSGHRLADLADVVLDNGAPYGDALLPLEGGGAVCAVSSVTTALLAQLLTAEVVRRFHQAGEVPPIYLSANVPGGDEHNLALESRYAGRLRRTA, encoded by the coding sequence ATGATCAGCGCCCAGGGGTACGCGGACGCCGTCCGCCCGGTGCTCGACCGGCTGCTCGACTCGGAGGCCGACGGGATCACCCGGGCCGCCGACCTGATCGCCGGCAGCCTGCGCGACGGCGGCGTGCTCCAGGCGTTCGGCGCCGGGCACTCCGAGGCGTTCGCCGCCGAGTTGGTCGCCCGGGCCGGCGGGTTGGTCCCCACCAACCGGCTGTCGGTGCGGGACCTGGTGATGCACGGCGACGCCCCGCGCGACGTGCTCGCCGACCCCAAGCTGGAACGTGATCCCTCCATCGCCCACCAGATCTACGCGCTCGCGGCACCCCAGCCGCGCGACGTGTTCGTGGTGGCGTCCCAGTCCGGCATCAACGGCTCGGTGGTCGAGCTGGCGGCGCTGGTCACCGAGCGCGGTCACCCGTTGATCGCGGTCACTTCGGTCGAGCACACCGCACGGGTGGCACCACGGCACCCGTCCGGGCATCGGCTCGCCGACCTCGCCGACGTCGTGCTGGACAATGGCGCGCCGTACGGCGATGCACTGCTGCCGCTCGAGGGCGGCGGCGCGGTCTGTGCGGTTTCCTCGGTCACCACGGCGCTGCTGGCGCAGTTGCTGACCGCGGAGGTCGTACGACGGTTCCACCAGGCCGGGGAGGTACCCCCTATCTACCTCTCCGCCAACGTCCCCGGCGGGGACGAGCACAACCTCGCCCTCGAGTCGCGGTACGCCGGACGTCTCCGGCGTACCGCATGA
- a CDS encoding SDR family NAD(P)-dependent oxidoreductase, with translation MNRLEGRAALVTGSTSGIGRGVAEAMAREGAIVVVTGLGAEQGAQIVDGIVAEGGTAHFVEADLSAGGSEIRRLAQEATALAGRPIDILVNNAAFLVPPHPMTESTEEQIDLVLEVNIKAPFLLTAALVPGMVEQGGGSVINIGSIGGVDGIKFTSLYGASKAGLHSLTRSWAAELAADGVRVNTVAPGPTITEGNENLRPLLEKLAESNPDRRTGNVQDTAAAVIFLASDEASHIHGVLLPVDGGALAI, from the coding sequence ATGAATCGCCTCGAAGGACGCGCTGCCCTGGTCACCGGCTCGACGAGCGGAATTGGGCGCGGTGTGGCGGAGGCGATGGCCCGCGAGGGCGCCATCGTCGTCGTCACCGGACTTGGCGCGGAGCAGGGTGCTCAGATCGTCGACGGAATCGTCGCGGAGGGCGGCACCGCCCACTTCGTCGAGGCGGACCTCTCCGCGGGTGGCTCCGAGATCCGCCGCCTTGCACAGGAGGCGACGGCCCTGGCTGGTCGGCCGATCGACATCCTGGTCAACAACGCGGCCTTTCTCGTGCCACCCCACCCCATGACGGAGTCGACCGAGGAACAGATCGACCTGGTGCTGGAGGTCAACATCAAGGCCCCGTTCCTGCTGACGGCGGCCCTTGTGCCCGGCATGGTGGAGCAGGGCGGCGGCTCGGTGATCAATATCGGCTCGATCGGCGGCGTAGACGGAATCAAGTTCACCTCGCTCTACGGCGCCAGCAAGGCAGGCCTGCACTCGCTGACGAGGTCGTGGGCCGCAGAGCTGGCCGCTGACGGCGTGCGGGTGAACACCGTCGCCCCCGGACCCACCATCACGGAGGGCAACGAAAACCTCCGCCCCCTCCTGGAGAAGCTCGCCGAGAGCAACCCGGACAGGCGTACGGGCAACGTGCAGGACACCGCCGCGGCAGTGATCTTCCTCGCCAGCGACGAGGCGTCACACATCCACGGTGTACTCCTGCCCGTGGACGGCGGAGCCCTCGCGATCTGA
- a CDS encoding N-acetylglucosamine kinase, whose product MSDTVVVGLDVGGTSTRATVLTLTGHRVGTGRAGGGNPTSHGAERAAAELLTALREALTDVDPTRAAAGTIGLAGAGRLLADPTGRAAFDQAWHDAGLRCPYEVHGDALVAYASGTAAPHGTILIAGTGAITAQIDELRLDRIADGHGWLLGDAGSGFWLGREAVRRLLADLDTGRGLGALATTVLTELLGSADIAARPRDTVDATIQTVTRRPPVELARLAPLVVDAATHGDPVATALITEAAAHLSESMSRIRPAGAVTPIVLGGGLLTADTPLATAVRSAIARDWPDAPLRTAGDGATAAAWLAARGLPEVTDPAALHAHLFPAP is encoded by the coding sequence ATGTCCGACACCGTCGTGGTGGGCCTCGATGTCGGCGGTACGTCCACCCGGGCGACCGTCCTCACCCTCACCGGGCACCGCGTCGGCACCGGCCGCGCCGGCGGCGGCAACCCCACCAGCCACGGCGCCGAACGCGCCGCCGCCGAACTGCTGACCGCCCTCCGCGAAGCGCTCACCGACGTCGACCCGACCCGGGCGGCCGCCGGCACCATCGGGCTCGCCGGAGCCGGCCGGCTGCTCGCCGACCCGACCGGGCGGGCCGCCTTCGACCAGGCCTGGCACGACGCCGGCCTGCGCTGCCCGTACGAGGTGCACGGCGACGCCCTGGTCGCGTACGCCTCCGGCACCGCCGCCCCGCACGGAACCATCCTCATCGCCGGCACCGGCGCCATCACCGCGCAGATCGATGAGCTGCGGCTCGACCGGATCGCCGACGGCCACGGCTGGCTCCTCGGCGACGCCGGCTCGGGCTTCTGGCTCGGCCGGGAAGCGGTGCGCCGACTCCTCGCCGATCTGGACACCGGCCGTGGGCTTGGCGCGCTGGCCACGACCGTGCTCACCGAACTTTTGGGCAGCGCCGACATCGCCGCCCGCCCACGGGACACCGTCGACGCCACCATCCAGACGGTGACCCGTCGACCTCCCGTCGAACTGGCCCGGCTCGCGCCGCTGGTCGTCGACGCCGCCACCCACGGCGACCCGGTCGCCACCGCGCTGATCACCGAAGCCGCCGCGCACCTCTCCGAGAGCATGAGCCGCATCCGCCCCGCCGGGGCGGTGACGCCGATCGTGCTCGGCGGCGGCCTGCTCACCGCTGACACCCCGCTCGCCACCGCCGTCCGGTCCGCGATCGCGCGAGACTGGCCGGACGCGCCACTGCGTACCGCCGGAGACGGGGCCACCGCCGCGGCCTGGCTGGCCGCCCGCGGCCTACCCGAGGTGACCGACCCGGCCGCCCTGCACGCCCACCTCTTCCCCGCCCCCTGA
- the ngcE gene encoding N-acetylglucosamine/diacetylchitobiose ABC transporter substrate-binding protein gives MSITPEHPAALDRRTVLRRAAAVGMLATPAIGLLGACATSGSDGDNEQVAGGTKSEKNPLGVKEDAAIEVVIFNGGYGEKYATDVHEPLYKTAFPKAEVKHQATQAVSTVLQPRFASGNPPEFVNNSGEKLMDFGALVADGQLQDLTELWDAPSVDDPSKKVRDTVVPGTIEAGSFNGKPFVLYYVSTVFGIWYSGKLFKDNGWAPAKNWDEFIALLTAIKAKGITPYGYAGANAAYYQWNVILTHAAKIGGTDVLKNIDNLEDGAWKQDAVKQAATAWAEVGAKFSDKSFEGLKHTDVQLRQNQYKVAMYPSGDWLEGEQKKDTPAGFEYQLMPVPSLSASDKLPATALRATAGEGYFVSAKSKNPKGGLEYMRQMLSKAGAKGFTEVVKAPTVVTAGSEGFAFPPGVASSQAALKAAGQDVFNLYFDGWYKELDTEARTATNELMFGRINADAFVERIQKRADAIKKDSSVTKFKR, from the coding sequence ATGTCGATTACCCCCGAACACCCGGCCGCACTCGACCGTCGCACGGTGCTGCGTCGCGCCGCCGCCGTGGGCATGCTCGCCACTCCGGCCATCGGCCTGCTCGGCGCCTGCGCCACCAGCGGCAGCGACGGTGACAACGAGCAGGTCGCCGGCGGCACCAAGAGCGAGAAGAACCCGCTGGGCGTCAAGGAGGACGCCGCGATCGAGGTGGTCATCTTCAACGGTGGCTACGGCGAGAAGTACGCCACCGACGTGCACGAGCCGCTGTACAAGACGGCGTTCCCCAAGGCCGAGGTCAAGCACCAGGCCACCCAGGCCGTCTCCACAGTGCTCCAGCCGCGGTTCGCCTCCGGTAACCCGCCGGAGTTCGTGAACAACTCGGGCGAGAAGCTGATGGACTTCGGCGCGCTGGTCGCCGACGGTCAGCTTCAGGACCTCACCGAGCTGTGGGACGCGCCGTCGGTCGACGACCCGAGCAAGAAGGTCCGCGACACCGTGGTGCCGGGCACCATCGAGGCCGGTTCGTTCAACGGCAAGCCGTTCGTCCTGTACTACGTCTCCACGGTCTTCGGCATCTGGTACTCGGGCAAGCTGTTCAAGGACAACGGGTGGGCGCCGGCGAAGAACTGGGACGAGTTCATCGCCCTGCTCACCGCCATCAAGGCCAAGGGCATCACCCCCTACGGCTACGCCGGGGCGAACGCGGCCTACTACCAGTGGAACGTGATCCTCACCCACGCCGCCAAGATCGGCGGCACGGACGTGCTGAAGAACATCGACAACCTGGAGGACGGTGCCTGGAAGCAGGACGCCGTCAAGCAGGCTGCCACGGCGTGGGCCGAGGTCGGCGCGAAGTTCAGCGACAAGAGCTTCGAGGGGCTCAAGCACACCGACGTGCAGTTGCGGCAGAACCAGTACAAGGTGGCCATGTACCCCAGCGGTGACTGGCTGGAGGGCGAGCAGAAGAAGGACACGCCGGCCGGCTTCGAATACCAGCTCATGCCGGTGCCGAGCCTGTCCGCCTCGGACAAGCTGCCGGCCACCGCGCTGCGCGCGACCGCCGGTGAGGGTTACTTCGTCTCGGCGAAGAGCAAGAACCCCAAGGGCGGCCTGGAGTACATGCGTCAGATGCTGTCGAAGGCGGGCGCGAAGGGCTTCACCGAGGTGGTCAAGGCCCCGACCGTGGTCACCGCCGGTTCGGAGGGCTTCGCCTTCCCGCCCGGTGTGGCCAGCTCCCAGGCCGCGCTCAAGGCGGCCGGTCAGGACGTGTTCAACCTGTACTTCGACGGCTGGTACAAGGAGCTCGACACGGAGGCGCGTACCGCCACCAACGAGCTGATGTTCGGCCGGATCAACGCGGACGCCTTCGTGGAGCGGATCCAGAAGCGCGCCGACGCCATCAAGAAGGACAGCTCCGTCACCAAGTTCAAGCGCTGA
- a CDS encoding carbohydrate ABC transporter permease — MRHGKYPFVIGFLFAPVALYVTFVIWPYAQAFQISMTNWRGLSAPQWVGFDNYRRLLDDGAFWKAVQHHGVLLLALPLITIAIALFFAFLLNVGGKSSGGQRQGVWGAKFYRVVFFFPQVLAVAIIAVLFQMVYRPNESGLINGVLMKFGLEPILFLVKPNLALWSIIAVLVWQAVGFYVVLFSAGMASIPGEIYEAAEMDGATKVTLFFRVTLPLLWDTLQVAWVYLGIAAFDAFAIVAVLSVDGGGPDGATTVLAMEIYRNAFVYSKYGYASAMGVALFFLTLTFAALTLRLTKRESVEY; from the coding sequence ATGCGGCACGGCAAGTATCCATTCGTGATCGGGTTCCTGTTCGCCCCGGTCGCGCTGTACGTGACATTCGTGATCTGGCCGTACGCTCAGGCGTTCCAGATCTCGATGACCAACTGGCGGGGGCTGTCCGCCCCGCAGTGGGTGGGCTTCGACAACTACCGGAGGCTGCTCGACGACGGCGCCTTCTGGAAGGCGGTCCAGCACCACGGCGTACTGCTGCTTGCCCTGCCGCTGATCACCATTGCCATCGCCCTGTTCTTCGCCTTCCTGCTCAACGTGGGCGGCAAGAGCAGCGGCGGGCAACGCCAGGGGGTCTGGGGGGCGAAGTTCTACCGGGTGGTGTTCTTCTTCCCCCAGGTCCTGGCGGTGGCCATCATCGCGGTGCTGTTCCAGATGGTGTACCGGCCGAACGAATCCGGCCTGATCAACGGCGTGCTGATGAAGTTCGGCCTGGAGCCGATCCTCTTCCTGGTCAAGCCGAACCTGGCCCTCTGGTCGATCATCGCGGTGCTGGTCTGGCAGGCGGTCGGCTTCTACGTGGTGCTCTTCTCGGCGGGGATGGCCTCCATCCCCGGTGAGATCTACGAGGCCGCCGAGATGGACGGGGCGACGAAGGTGACCCTGTTCTTCCGGGTCACCCTGCCGCTGCTGTGGGACACCCTCCAGGTGGCCTGGGTGTACCTCGGAATCGCGGCGTTCGACGCGTTCGCCATCGTGGCGGTGCTCTCTGTGGACGGTGGCGGCCCGGACGGCGCCACCACAGTGCTGGCCATGGAGATCTACCGCAACGCGTTCGTCTACTCGAAGTACGGCTACGCCTCGGCGATGGGCGTGGCGCTGTTCTTCCTCACCCTCACGTTCGCGGCGCTGACGCTGCGGCTCACCAAGCGGGAAAGCGTGGAGTACTGA
- a CDS encoding carbohydrate ABC transporter permease: MKHGKWPLIVTFLVPPVLLYVFFVVSPYLQAFQISTTDWLGYSADANPVGLANFKALWHDDYVWNALKNNVILLALVPVLTIVLGLFFATMLAMGGRKGSAGVTGVRGGALYRTVYFFPQVLSVVIIALLWKEVYHPNQGLLTSAAHAVGLPAPTWLGDPATAFWCVLAVMVWSNVGFYVVLFGAAMSAVPKEIYEAVLLDGASRFTTLRRVTLPLLWDTVQVAWVYLAIFALDGFILVQLMTNGGPNFSTDVIGVRMYDTAFGSETKFGYASAIGVVMFFLTLSVAVLSLRIGRRERIEYS; encoded by the coding sequence GTGAAACATGGCAAGTGGCCGCTGATCGTCACGTTCCTGGTGCCGCCGGTGCTGCTCTACGTGTTCTTCGTCGTGTCGCCGTACCTCCAGGCGTTCCAGATCTCCACCACCGACTGGCTCGGCTACTCCGCCGACGCCAACCCGGTCGGCCTGGCCAACTTCAAGGCCCTCTGGCACGACGACTACGTGTGGAACGCGCTGAAGAACAACGTGATCCTGCTGGCCCTCGTGCCGGTGCTGACCATCGTGCTCGGGCTCTTCTTCGCCACCATGCTCGCCATGGGCGGACGCAAGGGCAGCGCCGGCGTGACCGGCGTACGCGGTGGCGCGCTCTACCGCACTGTCTACTTCTTCCCCCAGGTGCTCTCCGTGGTGATCATCGCGCTGCTGTGGAAGGAGGTGTACCACCCCAACCAGGGGCTGCTCACCAGCGCCGCGCACGCTGTCGGTCTGCCCGCGCCGACCTGGCTCGGCGACCCGGCGACCGCCTTCTGGTGCGTACTGGCGGTCATGGTCTGGAGCAACGTCGGCTTCTACGTGGTGCTGTTCGGCGCGGCGATGTCGGCAGTGCCGAAGGAGATCTACGAGGCGGTGCTGCTCGACGGCGCGTCCCGGTTCACCACCCTGCGCCGGGTCACCCTGCCGCTGCTCTGGGACACCGTCCAGGTCGCCTGGGTCTACCTGGCCATCTTCGCCCTGGACGGGTTCATCCTCGTGCAGCTGATGACCAACGGCGGGCCGAACTTCTCCACCGACGTGATCGGCGTACGGATGTACGACACCGCCTTCGGCAGCGAGACCAAGTTCGGCTACGCCTCGGCGATCGGCGTGGTGATGTTCTTCCTGACCCTCTCGGTGGCGGTGCTGTCGCTGCGCATCGGCCGGCGCGAACGGATCGAGTACTCGTGA
- a CDS encoding carbohydrate ABC transporter permease encodes MNPQSTLPPTPAALPPKTGDPSAPAGPGRKGPRSEVKLFAGLGHVALAVWAVIVIVPILWTFLAAFKNTSEIFSSPWTLPAELRWENFGRAWTKAHVGRYFLNSVIVVSCSTFLTMLLGSMAAYVLARYKFWGNRAVYFLFVSGLAFPVFLALVPLFFVVKNLGLLDTHTGVVLVYTAYSLPFTVFFLAAFFKTLPSSVAEAGMIDGCGHSRLFFQVMMPMAKPGLISVAIFNIIGQWAQYQLPLVLLSNAKDKWVLTQGIADISVNAGYEADWSGLFAALTIAILPMILVYAVFQRQIQAGLTSGAVK; translated from the coding sequence ATGAATCCGCAGTCGACGCTGCCGCCGACCCCGGCGGCGCTACCGCCGAAGACCGGTGACCCGTCCGCCCCCGCCGGGCCGGGGCGCAAGGGCCCCCGCTCGGAGGTGAAGCTCTTCGCGGGCCTGGGGCACGTCGCGCTCGCCGTGTGGGCGGTGATCGTGATCGTGCCGATCCTCTGGACCTTCCTCGCCGCGTTCAAGAACACCAGCGAGATCTTCAGCAGCCCGTGGACGCTCCCGGCCGAGCTGCGCTGGGAGAACTTCGGGCGGGCCTGGACCAAGGCGCACGTCGGGCGGTACTTCCTCAACAGCGTGATCGTGGTGTCGTGCAGCACGTTCCTCACCATGCTGCTCGGCTCGATGGCCGCGTACGTGCTGGCCCGCTACAAGTTCTGGGGCAACCGGGCGGTCTACTTCCTCTTCGTCTCGGGCTTGGCCTTCCCGGTCTTCCTGGCGTTGGTGCCGCTCTTCTTCGTGGTGAAGAACCTGGGTCTGCTGGACACCCACACCGGCGTGGTGCTGGTCTACACCGCGTACTCGTTGCCGTTCACCGTGTTCTTCCTGGCCGCGTTCTTCAAGACGCTGCCGTCGTCGGTGGCCGAGGCGGGGATGATCGACGGCTGCGGGCACAGCCGGCTGTTCTTCCAGGTGATGATGCCGATGGCGAAGCCGGGCCTGATCAGCGTCGCGATCTTCAACATCATCGGTCAGTGGGCGCAGTACCAGCTCCCGTTGGTGCTGCTCTCCAACGCGAAGGACAAGTGGGTGCTCACCCAGGGCATCGCCGACATCTCGGTCAACGCCGGCTACGAGGCCGACTGGTCCGGGTTGTTCGCCGCGCTGACCATCGCCATCCTCCCGATGATCCTCGTGTACGCGGTCTTCCAGCGCCAGATCCAGGCCGGCCTCACCTCGGGCGCGGTGAAGTAG
- a CDS encoding carbohydrate ABC transporter permease yields the protein MTTLDQPTATAPTPVTSGDRPVRRELGVANALSHGFLLLWGLLTVLPLLWMFISSFKTNGEILADPWGLPGALHLDNWARAWTGAHIGRYFVNSLVVVTGSVSLTMLMGATAAYVFARYEFRGRQVVYYLFVGGLMFPVFLALVPLFFVVRNAGLFNTWLGLILVYAAYSLPFTVFFLTAFFRTLPTSVAEAALVDGCGHFRLFFRVMLPMARPGLISVAIFNFLSHWNQFLLPQVLLQGDESKWMLAQGLFALSVSQGYAGDYARLFAGLSIAVLPVLAVYVAFQRQVQAGLTAGQLK from the coding sequence GTGACCACTCTGGATCAGCCCACCGCGACCGCCCCGACCCCGGTCACCAGCGGGGACCGCCCGGTACGCCGGGAACTCGGCGTGGCCAACGCCCTCTCGCACGGCTTCCTGCTGCTCTGGGGCCTGCTCACCGTCCTGCCGCTGCTGTGGATGTTCATCAGCTCGTTCAAGACCAACGGTGAGATCCTCGCCGACCCGTGGGGGCTCCCCGGCGCGCTGCACCTGGACAACTGGGCGCGTGCCTGGACCGGTGCGCACATCGGCCGGTACTTCGTCAACAGCCTGGTAGTGGTGACCGGCTCGGTCAGCCTCACCATGCTGATGGGCGCCACCGCCGCGTACGTCTTCGCCCGGTACGAGTTCCGCGGCCGCCAGGTCGTCTACTACCTGTTCGTCGGCGGCCTGATGTTCCCGGTGTTCCTCGCCCTGGTGCCGCTCTTCTTCGTGGTCCGCAACGCCGGTCTCTTCAACACCTGGCTCGGGCTGATCCTCGTGTACGCGGCCTACTCGCTACCGTTCACCGTGTTCTTCCTGACCGCGTTCTTCCGGACCCTGCCGACCTCGGTGGCGGAGGCCGCACTGGTCGACGGCTGCGGTCACTTCCGGCTCTTCTTCCGGGTGATGCTTCCGATGGCACGTCCGGGACTGATCAGCGTGGCGATCTTCAACTTCCTCAGCCACTGGAACCAGTTCCTGCTACCACAGGTGCTGTTGCAGGGCGACGAGTCCAAGTGGATGCTGGCGCAAGGGCTGTTCGCGCTGTCGGTCAGCCAGGGGTACGCCGGCGACTACGCCCGGCTGTTCGCCGGGCTGAGCATCGCGGTGCTCCCGGTGCTCGCCGTCTACGTGGCCTTCCAACGGCAGGTGCAGGCGGGCCTCACGGCAGGGCAGCTCAAGTAG
- a CDS encoding ABC transporter ATP-binding protein, translating into MISRHRRAVGVVLALHSAAAVAGLAPPWLLGTIVDRVTAGAGVATVDRLALAIAGCVLVSALLSRYAQYAGHRFGERAVAELREQFVSRTLGLPVSVVERAGSGDLATRSSVDVSTVGTTVRDVVPTIVIATVQLTLLFGAVFLLHPLLGLAALAGLPSIVAVTRWYLRRASSAYLTEGAAAAELTETLTTTAEGARTVEALRLADDRIRHGTTRITVVWRARRATLALRTVFFSVVEASYPLPVAMVLLVGGYLLSRDMVSLGAVVAAALYLQQAIDPLDRLLQWTEQAQRGFASYARVLGVGMVPPEPPGTTAASRGERLVVRGARFSYSDGPDVLHGIDLEVQPGERLAVVGPSGAGKSTLARLLAGIDAPRQGVVSIGGCPVTDLDPAERRRRIALVTQEHHVFIGSVRDNLSFAAPDASDEQMRAALATVGADWFAEFPDDLDTQLGDGARQLGAAEAQQLALARLVLADPHTLILDEATAALDPSTARRTERALAAVLVGRTVIAIAHRLNTAHDADRVAVLADGRITEIGSHDELVATGGAYAALWRSWHTRVDER; encoded by the coding sequence ATGATCAGCCGACACCGGCGTGCCGTCGGGGTCGTGCTGGCGCTGCACAGCGCCGCCGCGGTCGCCGGGCTCGCCCCACCGTGGCTGCTGGGCACCATCGTCGACCGGGTCACCGCGGGCGCGGGCGTTGCCACTGTGGACCGGCTGGCACTCGCCATCGCCGGCTGCGTCCTGGTCAGTGCCCTGCTCTCCCGGTACGCCCAGTACGCCGGCCACCGCTTCGGGGAACGGGCCGTCGCCGAGCTGCGCGAGCAGTTCGTCTCCCGGACGCTCGGGCTGCCCGTCTCGGTCGTCGAGCGTGCCGGCTCCGGAGACCTGGCCACCCGCAGCTCGGTCGACGTGTCGACGGTCGGCACCACCGTCCGGGACGTGGTGCCCACCATCGTCATCGCCACCGTGCAGTTGACGTTGCTGTTCGGGGCGGTCTTCCTGCTGCACCCACTGCTCGGGTTGGCCGCGCTGGCCGGGCTCCCGTCGATCGTGGCGGTGACCCGCTGGTACCTGCGCCGGGCCAGCTCCGCGTACCTCACCGAGGGCGCGGCGGCGGCCGAGCTGACCGAGACCCTGACCACCACCGCCGAGGGCGCCCGCACGGTGGAGGCGCTGCGGCTGGCCGACGACCGGATCCGGCACGGCACCACCCGCATCACAGTGGTGTGGCGGGCCCGCCGGGCGACCCTCGCCCTGCGTACCGTGTTCTTCTCGGTCGTCGAGGCCAGCTACCCGCTACCGGTCGCCATGGTCCTGCTCGTCGGGGGCTACCTGCTCTCCCGGGACATGGTGTCGCTCGGCGCGGTGGTCGCCGCCGCCCTCTACCTGCAACAGGCGATCGACCCGTTGGACCGGCTGTTGCAGTGGACCGAGCAGGCGCAACGCGGCTTCGCGTCGTACGCCCGGGTGCTCGGCGTCGGCATGGTCCCGCCGGAACCGCCCGGCACGACCGCCGCGTCACGGGGTGAGCGGCTCGTCGTCCGGGGAGCGCGGTTCTCCTACTCCGACGGGCCGGACGTGCTGCACGGCATCGACCTGGAGGTGCAGCCCGGCGAGCGGCTGGCAGTGGTCGGCCCGTCCGGCGCCGGCAAGTCCACCCTGGCCCGGCTGCTGGCCGGGATCGACGCGCCACGGCAGGGCGTCGTCAGCATCGGTGGCTGCCCGGTCACCGACCTCGACCCGGCCGAGCGGCGCCGCCGGATCGCTCTTGTCACCCAGGAGCACCACGTCTTCATCGGCTCGGTACGCGACAACCTCTCCTTCGCCGCGCCCGACGCCTCGGACGAGCAGATGCGCGCCGCGCTCGCCACGGTCGGTGCCGACTGGTTCGCCGAGTTCCCCGACGACCTGGACACGCAGCTCGGCGACGGGGCCCGTCAACTCGGTGCGGCCGAGGCCCAGCAGCTCGCGTTGGCCCGGTTGGTGCTCGCCGACCCGCACACCCTGATCCTGGACGAGGCGACCGCCGCGCTCGACCCGTCCACCGCCCGGCGGACCGAACGCGCGCTGGCCGCCGTGCTGGTCGGGCGGACCGTCATCGCGATCGCGCACCGGCTCAACACCGCGCACGACGCCGACCGGGTCGCCGTGCTCGCCGACGGCCGGATCACCGAGATCGGCAGCCACGACGAGCTGGTCGCGACCGGCGGCGCGTACGCCGCGCTGTGGCGCTCCTGGCACACCCGGGTCGACGAGCGCTGA